Within Syngnathus scovelli strain Florida chromosome 22, RoL_Ssco_1.2, whole genome shotgun sequence, the genomic segment atcttcatcctccGGCACGAGGATGTGAgcgcagcagcaggagcagcagcagcagcggcagcggcggcggtgaCGCTGGTGGCCGTGGCCGCCGTTGCCGTTCGCTTCCAGGAGTGCGGGGGAGACGAGGAGGCCGGGGGGCCGCCGGGCACCGACAGgccgagcggcggcggcggcaggggGGAGCGGGTGTCGGCGGCCGAGGAGGAGCCGTGGAGGAGGAGCCGGCTGCCCGACGCCAACCATGGACGCTTCCCCGCAGCCGTCGCGGCACACTTGAAATTTCCCAGAGAGGGAACAGCTTATAAATAGAAGCAGAGGAAGGTCGGGAAGGAAAGAGTCTGACTTCCTGAGCGCAACCTGACGACGGACGGGATGCGCCGCggtgacacaaaaagaaaaaggaaaaaaaaaacacagcaagccgcaaaaagacGGAAGCTCCAAACTGTCTACTTTGGGCTTCTGCTTCTTTCTTCTTTGGTGgcgcatttttctttttgtcaagtCAAAACCGGCCACctcacttcaacatagttccctgacgtcacaagatggcagcaaagcgcTACTTTGGTCTCAATGAAACGCCTTCACTCATAAATTGTTTTTGGATTCATGACTCGCGTACGTCGACGCTCATGTCGCATAGTCTGCCATTATgctagttgtgtgtgtgtgtgtgtgtgtgcgcgcggtaATGTCTTCCTGCTATTGTGGTTTGTGAAACGCGCAttcctgcgcgcgcgcgcgcgttgaCCAATAATGTCCAGATTGCACGGGCGTTTCCTGTTGGTGTGCCGTTCCTCACGAATGCGTGTCATTTCCACTCAAGCGAAACCAGAACAATGACGTCGCCTCCACACCGCTTTGgctatctttctttttttgtgactCATCTCCCGTTGAAGTTAAAAGCACCACTCCATTATCATCTGCACTCGAGCCACAAAACGCCACTCGAAGGCCGCTGCTGGAGCGCTCTCGTGTTCTTTTGTCGCTTCGGTTGATCCAAGAGAAgcgggattttttttatttttgccggTGTAACAATCCCGTGACgcttcctttctcctcatcacCGCTGGCCTTTAGCACGCACACCGCCCAATGTCATCAGGGCTGGATTGGGGTGGCGCAAACAAGCGGCGCCCGCCGTTCGCCGCCTCCAATTAAGCGCTCGACACGTGGGTGGGCGGAGGGAGGACTGTCGCGTGAGCCAGCGATCCCATCATCCTGACGTTGTGTGATGCAACACCACGTGCACGCAATGATGCTTTTACTCATCGCGTAGCGTGCTTTTGTTTCAACTTGTCACATTCCACGCACTTTTGCCACATTCTCAGTTCATAATACTTCCATACATATCTTTTTATTATTCAGCAAGACATTTCCCTCTGTCTGGAACATTCTTCAAGCTTCTGAATCATCTAGATCATCTGAATCATCTAGATCATCTGAATCATCTAGATCATCTAAATCATCTAGATCATCTGAATCATATGAAAGATCCAACGATGAAATATCCAACCTAGACAAAACGTAAAATAGATATAATCAAGCGTTTGGCATTCTTGGCATGATTGACCTCTTACTTCATGAAGGCAACATCTGTTATTTCCAAGTGCACCAAAAATACAACTATATCAGATCATCAAGTTATTCTCCAAACATTTCTCATTTCCACATCGTCCATCACATCTCCAAAAATGTCTACTTCTGTCGTCGTTATTGATTTGGCGTGTACGAGCTCGAAGgagatgcttcaaatgtttctttctgGTGTGACTTTAGTAATTGTATGCTTAGGTGCTTTAGAACCCATTTTCTTCAACGCACaagtgtggccggtccattcagACGAGTGAGCGCCCTGGAAGATGTTTGGAACCTACCCCTCGATCGTCAGACTGCAGCGAGGATCCTTCTGGACTTCTGCCAAGACCCGCATTCCTTCCTCTTCGATGCCATTGTTCCCCAGGGACAGCTTTTGGAGGTGGGAGGGGTTGGACCGGAGAGCCTTGGCCAGCACCTCGCAGCTTTTCTTGCTCAGCTTGCAGTTCTCGAGCCTGAGAAGACAAGAGGGCAGCTGACACAAGCCCAAAGTTCTTGGGCCGGCTGGCCTTCTGCCGCTCGCTCGACGGGGGTGGAGGAGAGCCTTACGTAAGAACTTGTAAGGTGCACTGCGGCTTTGTCAGTCCGGCGGCgagcgcctccagcccgtcatcgTATAACTTGTTGTAGCTGAGATCCAGATGGCTCAGGGTGCGGGACGAGCTTAGAACGGAGGCCAGCGCCTCGCCGCTTTTCTCGCTCAGCTTGCAGTTGTTGAGCCTGAGAAGACAAGAGGGCGGCCGGCTGACACAAGCCCAAGGTTCTTGGGCCGGCTGGCCTTCTGCCGCTCGACGGGGGTGGAGGAGAGCCTTACGTAAGAACTTGTAAGGTGCACTGCGGCTTTGCCAGTCCGGCGGCgagcgcctccagcccgtcgtcACCCAAGTCGTTGTGGCTGAGATCCAGCTCCCTCAGGGTGCGGGACGAGCTTAGAACAGAGGCCAGCGCCTCGCAGCTTTTCTTGCTCAGGTCGCAGCTCATGAGCCTGAGAAGACAAGAGGGCGGCCGGCTGACACAAGCCCAAGGTTCTTGGGCCggctggccttcagccgctcgcTCGACGGGGGTGGAGGAGAGCCTTACTTGAGGACTTGCAAGGTGCACTGCGACTTTGCCAGTCCGGCGGCgagcgcctccagcccgtcgtcACCCAAGTCGTTGTTGCTGAGATCCAGCTCCCTCAGGGTGCGGGACGAGCTTAGAACGGAGGCCAGCGCCTCGCAGCTTTTCTTGCTCAGGTCGCAGCGCAAGAGCCTGAGAAGACAAGAGGGCGGCCGGCTGACACAAGCCCAAGGTTCTTGGGCCGGCTGGCCTTCTGCCGCTCGACGGGGGTGGAGGAGAGCCTTACGCGAGGACTTGCAAGGTGCACTGCGACTTTGCCAGTCTGGCGGCgagcgcctccagcccgtcatcaCCCAAGCCGTTCAAGCTGAGATCCAGCTCCCTCAGGGTGCGGGACGAGCTTAGAACGGAGGCCAGCGCCTCGCAGCTTTTCTTGCTCAGGTCGCAGCTCATGAGCCTGAGAAGGCAAGAGGGCGGCCGGCTGACACAAGCCCAAGGTTCTTGGGCCGGCTGGCCTTCTGCCGCTCGCTTGACGGGGGTGGAGGAGAGCCTTACTTGAGGACTTGCAAGGTGCACTGCGACTTTGCCAGTCCGGCGGCGAGCGCCTCCAGCCTGTCGTCAGACAAGTTGTTCAAGCTGAGATCCAGCTCCCTCAGGGTGCGGGACGAGCTTAGAACGGAGCCCAGCGCCTCGCCGCTTTTCTCGCTCAGCTTGCAGGTGTTGAGCCTGAGAAGACAAGAGGGCGGCCGGCTGACACAAGCCCAAGGTTCTTAGGCCGGCTGGCCTTCTGCCGCTCGCTTGACGGGGGTGGAGGAGAGCCTTACTTGAGGACTTGCAAGGTGCACTGCGGCTTTGCCAGTCCGGCGGCgagcgcctccagcccgtcgtcACCCAAGTCGTTGTGGCTGAGATCCAGCTCCCTCAGGGTGCGGGACGAGCTTAGAACGGAGGCCAGCGCCTCGCCGCTTTTCTCGCTCAGGTTGCAGTTCTCGAGCCTGAGAAGACAAGAGGGTTTGGGCTGCTGTGCGCGGCCGGTTCAGCGTGCTGGCTCGACGGCACCTACACTGCTTTTCGAGAAGCCTTGACCACCGGCAGCAGCATCAGGAGCCCCTCATCAGACGGAGCGTATCTCCGGAGTTCGAAGCAGCTCATGGCTTCGTCGGAAGCCCGCAAGAAGAAGACCAGGGCCGACCACATGGCTGGCGGTATGTTGTCATCGTAGAACCGCAATTTTCCTATGTAGTTTTTGATCTGGTCCAGCAGGGACTCGTCCTTCAGCTCTTTCAGGCAGTAGAACAAGTTGATGTTCTCCTCAGGAGAATTCTTATCTATCTGTTGCTTGATCAAGCGGACTGTTTCTGCGTTGCTGTGGCTGAAGTTCTTGGGAGCCTTCAGCAGCTCGCCCATGAGCTCCTGGTTGCACTGCAAGGAAAGGCCCACCAAGAAGCGGAGGAACAAGTCCAGGTTTCCGTCACTTTCAGAGGCTTTGCGGATGGCCGCCTCGTGGACCCGAATGAGCGACTTCTGCTCGCAATGCACGGGGAGCTCTCCCAGCACGTTCTTGTTGTCCTGGAACAGCCTCATCATCACGTAGAGAGCGGCCAGATATTCCTGGATGCTCAAGTGGATGAACTGAAACATCTTGCCGCGTTGGTATTTCTTGAGCGGGGGTACCTCTTCGAAGACCTCGGTGAAGACTCCCGAGTGTTTTGCGACCTGCAGGTCATCCAAGCCGCTTTCCCGCAAGTCCCTCTCGTAGAAGATCTGTTGCTTTTTCATGAGATGCCGAAAAGCCAGCTCGGCCAGCGCTTTGACGTACTCCGTGCTCTTCTGGCTGCCTCGCTCCTCGGACTTGTCCAGGTGATAGAGTAGGAACTCTGTGTACATCTCGGTCAGGGTTTCGGGCAGCTTCTTTCCGCGCTTCCGATAATCTCCGAGAATGGTGGCGGTGAGCCAGCAGAAGATGGGCATGTGGCACATGATGAAAATGCTGCGGGACTTTTGGATGTGCTTGATGACGTTCTTTTTGGAGAACCTCTTCCTGAAGTAGTCCAGCCGCTGGGAGCGGCTGAAGCCTTTCACCTCGGTTCTGCCGTCCACCAGGCGCGGCGGGATGTCGCGGGCCGCCTGGGGCCGCGTGGTGATCCAAAGCCGGGCGCAGGGAAGCAGGTTCCCCTTGATGAGATGCGCCAGGAGGACCTCCACGGGGTACGCTCGGGTCACATCCAGGCGCTCCTTGCGCTCGTCGCTCAGGTCCAGTTTGAGGCGGCACTCGTCCAAGCCGTCCAGTACAAACAAAATCTTGACGCTGCTGCTTTGGTAGGTGCGCTTGCCCAAATCTTGCAGCCTGGCCAAGATGTCCTTCAGCATCTCAACGGCCGCCTTGCTGTCGCAGATGAAGTGCTGGATGAGCTCCGCCAGCGAAAAGTTTTTCTCCTCCTCCAAGTTCAACTCGCGGAAGGCGAAGGGAAAGATGAAGTCCACGTCTGTGTTGGTTCCCCCCTTGGCCCAGTCCAGGACAAACTTGCGCACCAGGAAGGTCTTCCCGATGCCCGCGAAGCCCACGGTGACCATGGTGCGAAGGGGCGTCTCGCTTTTGAAGATGTCGCACGGCTCGATggactcctcctcctcgtcttcgcCGCCGCACGTCTCCATCTGAAGGACCTCGTGCTGCTTGTCGGGAAGACCGGTGACGCCGCGGCTAATTTGGAGCTTGGTGTAGACGCTGTCCAGAGCCTCCTGCCGGCTGGGCTCTGTGTTGCCCTCGGGAGCCTTGCAGTACATGGCCCGCAGGTTCTCTTGCAGCTCCCGCTTGAATTTGCCTATCTGAACCGGTAAGTAGGTGCTATCTGAGGGCGCACAGGTGACATCTGAGGGAGCGAGCAGAAGGAGATCAAATGCGTCTTTAGGCCTGGCCGCAAGCGTGCTGCGCCCATGCCGCCACTTCCGCTCAAGGAGGCAAGTGAAGGAGGCAAGCGGGGGAGGGCAGCATGGGAGAGCTGCTTTGTGGAAAGCCCCCCACGCTCACCTTACCTTTGATTTGCAGCATGTCGCTGCGTAGCTTCTGGGCCAGTTCATAGTTGTTCATCTTCTCCAGAATCTCGATGGTCTCCGCCACAGCGTTCTTGCCGTGCCTGTTCACCAGCTCTTCGGCGATGTAAATCCGGTCGGCgttttctcttttgctcttAGCCAGACGCGTATACAACTTGAACTTCTTGAAGTCCTCCTCCCCCAGGTCTTCCAGCCTTTCCGACAGCAGCTCCTTGATCTTGTCATCCAGGGCCATCTTTCCCCTgtgaaactgaaagcaaaaggcgaaccttgatattcttgcgcaacaccattcCACACCCAAAGCGCAGAAGGTGGCCCGATTTCCACCCTTATGAGGACTTGCTTCCTGGTTCTCGAGGCTGCTCGACACTGACTTTGCCACTGGCTTGGCTTCCTGGTCGTTACGTTCAAAGtccgctttattgtcaatttcttcacatgtcaagacatacaaagagatcgaaaatacgtttcccactatcccacggtgacaagacataggacacgatatacatacaagtaaacaacgcaaaaagtaaaaacaagaaggcacaaacaatgactaaataagagcgatgaataaataataaataaacaaacaaacaacataataaataagaggagcaaaaatggagtgcATACAGcaaacagtcagaatatagcgcaaaagtacaggacgttaaAGAAGTAgctgaccccccctcccccaaactTCAAACAAAGAAACCAACTGACAATATATCGAGAAAGCGTCCGACCATCCGGCCGGCTCACTACGTAAATAACACCACAAACGGTCGCTCCTTTTTAAAAGCAAAACTATATGTCTATACGGCTCAAACAAAAGAAAGCAAACTCACTTATCGGTCTCCTTTGCCTCGTCTGCTCTCACCGTGTGAGCGCCTTCCCAATGTCAGACCTGCCCTGTCTGTACAAGTCCGTGCacttcagacagacagacagacagacagacagacagacagacagggaaATTCACTTTGAGAGAAAGCAAATTCTCCGCTGGCGCGCTCTGAAAATCCCAGCCCGCCACGACAATGATGgcagttgttagggttttccaggttatctttatcgtaggattatgttggaatgtagactataatgattaaccaatcttgtcttgctctcacaacgcagtaaaataaagtggttgcatcctctgcttgattgaccagctgcagaggaagcaatcaaagttgttctgtttcccacaacatcgtaaaacaccccctgctctgatttgaccagaggccgggggttcaccaaacctgtccactctcacccccactctgtttctcctaataaatatgcccttgcaggagggagagttcagacctccattcgatcatcgctgcacgcacagcgacgaatggactctccacctgcaggtgtctaaaagatccAGGTGGAGGTGTAAGGCGGCGCCGTCTGCTCTCTGCCGGCAGAACGTGCTGAGGCATCACTGGGTGCACCGCCGGCGCCAGGACGGCAAGTGCAAGCAGTGCGGGAAGGTCGGTGGCAGCCACGcacgcagccaggcaggcaggccggcaaaatggccgcccgcccgcccgccacgcCGTCTAACGGCGACATCCTTTTCCGTCCTCGTCTTTTGTTTGTCCTTTCCTTCCGCAGAGCTTTCAGCAGAAGTTCTTCCACAGTAAAGAAATCATCGCCATCAGCTGTTCGTGGTGCAAGCAGGCTGTGAGTTTGGCTCAAATTGGAATTctcgtgcgcgagcttgcccacCATCTGAGCTAAATTCCGTCAGACTAGAAACAAAACATGGAACTAACTCGGCGATGTGATGTTGtgtgaaaatgttgaaatgagcTGCTGGCGGGTGCTAATTTGTGTGCCGCCCGCCTCGCGCGGGCAGTTCCACAACAAGGTCACGTGCTTCATGCTGCACCAGATCGAGGAACCGTGCTCGCTGGGCGCCCACGCCGCCGTCATCGTGCCTCCCTCCTGGATCATCAGAGTCAGGAAACCGCAGGCAAGCTCCGAGCGCCAAGCGCCGAGCGCTAACGGCGCGTAGCGCTAACCGCTAACCCCATCTATGCACAGAGCTTGCTCAAGAACTCGGCCAGGAGGAAAAAGCGCACGTCTTTCAAGCGCAGGACGAGCAAGAAGGGGCCGGACGTAAGCGACACGGATGGCGACTTGCGCATGACCAATGGCCGGCCGCACCCGGCCGGCCGCACGTGGCGCTGACAttccttccctccctcgccCGCCCTCAGGAGTCCAAATGGCGGCCGTTCATGCTGAAGCCGCTGCCCTCGCCGCTCATGAAGCCCATCCTGGTCTTCGTCAACCCCAAGAGCGGAGGCAACCAGGTTGGCATGAGCGTGGCTGGCGAGCTAGCCAGGCAGAAGCGTGGCAGAAGGTCAGAAAGGTCCATCCCAGCCCATCTGCTTCTTGTCCGCAGGGCGCCAAGCTGCTCCAGATGTTCATGTGGATCCTGAACCCGCGGCAAGTCTTTGACCTGTCGCAGGGCGGCCTTCGGGAGGCGTGAGTGTCTGCGGCCGTCGCCGTCCGGCGCTATCCACGAGCGACAGAGCGCCACCCTCTCTGCTTTGCTCTGCTCTTTCAGCTTGGATATGTATCACAAAGTGCCAAACTTGAGGATCCTGGCCTGCGGTGGAGACGGCACGGTAAATTTTGCCTCGACGTCCTTCCGCAATGACCCCGCCCCCACTTGGcctcgccccgccccctttgcTACGAGAGAGCGCAATCCATTTCCTGCTTGCCTAGGTGGGGTGGATCCTGTCCACGCTGGACGAGCTACAGATGAACCCGCAGCCTCCCGTAATTTAACATTCTGAAGCGCCAAAGTACTTTCAATCAATGGAGCGGAGATAAGCGAGCATTGTACCTATTGTGGAACTCTGAGAAGAAATTAATGCATTAGCAAGCACTCCCACATGACCTAACAATGGTAGTGGGACGTCATGGTAATGACTTTGTCCTCTGGGGGTGTGTTACCCTCAATAACCAACATCAGCCCTACATGTGGATGTGGGTCAGAACACACACTGGCTTAGACGTCAAATTAAGAGGTGAAGGACCGTGAAAGCAAATTGGCCTCAAACAGGACGAGTGAGAGAGACATGCATCTCATGCAAAACGAAAAGCATTTGTCAAACGTCAAAACAAGCGCACTCAATGTGGCATCTCAGTTTGCGCTTGTGTTGACGTTTTAGGAACCAGAAACCACTCTGCTGCTTTCGTCTTTGCAGCCGAATTTACCGAAAGGTTATGAACTCTATAATTAGATAGAACGGATAAATTCCGAAAGTGTTTCTTGGAAGAATTTTACCTGAAAACGGTGAATTCCGTGGTTTTAAGCGGACCCTCCGGAGCTGCCAGGCCCGGATGCCCTCCTCCGCTGTATCCGCCCACAAAAGTAGACCGAAAAACATAGCTCTCGCTCGGTTCCGGTTCCAGGCGTTCTTGTAAAGAAATGGAATAATGTCCTCAGAAACTAAAAAGGGCAATGGGGACAAAGGACGACAGACGGAACCCCTTAAAAACGCTGTTTTTGTGGCGGCGTGAGCCGATTAAAGAGTCGGGAGAGGCAGCTACAGTTCCACAAGCGACTGAGGGGACGGGAGGGGTGCAATCAAGCTAGCTGCCATCACGCTGTACTAGATAGCAAAGCAGCTTCCTCTttgagtaaaaaataaaagcattacAGCATCCGGTTACTCGGAGAGAAAAgaagttcaagattcaagagttcgtCCTTTATCGTCATACTCGCAGTCAAATCCCGGCATTTATtctaaaataattataattattaaaatattaaaacaaaCGACGCTTTTATTGTTTTAGCTTTAATGGCGATCCACGTTGTCAccatttatttacaaatgttGATACTAATTTTGAAAGCTGGGCGATTTCTAATGACAGGGCGCTCTCTGCTGGTGAAGTTGAGACGGGTGAAGCGTGTATTATTGCAGGCTATTAGAATTCCGTTAAATTAATAAAGTCATGATGCAATTTGTACAGATATAGCTACATTTAACCGTGCGGTATTTTAAGTTATATATCCGAGAGCTGTGCATCGAGACGTGGAAAGCTTCACCTTCGAAATATGCTTCGAGCTGAGCAAGCGGCCTGCTCGCTCGCGCGTGCGTGAGGCCCAGCTACCCCCACTCCTCCttgttctcctcctcctcctcttcatctccATCCTCCGGCACGAGGATGTGAgcgcagcagcaggagcagcagcaggagcggCGACGGCGGCAGCGGCAAGTTGACAACATTTTCAGACGCCGTGCCACGTTACACAGCGCACGGCATGCTTGGACTTTATTCAGCGGCAACATAAAGCAGCCGGCCGGTCGACTCAGCGGAGGAGCGGAACCTTCTCAGCCTGCATTTGATGTCCGCCGTGGAGCCGTCCGCCGCCGTGCCGTGCTCGAGATGCTTTGTGCCTTCCGGCTGAGCGGACTTGCTGCGTGACGTGAGTCtcgtcggctcggctcggctcttaAACTTCGtaaggaagggaaaaaaagaaagggagCAATTTGgggagaaacaaacaaacaaaaaaaaaaaaacaagaaggaccCGTCAGCTTGTTCTGGCAGACTCGGCAAAGTCAGCGACTGGACGGAAGCGATCGGCCCATCGGCTTCCGATCACCAATTAGCGAAGCGCGGATGCGCGCGAAGGCTGGagaaaaacatttgaagcaaaaagcaaaagaaaggcGTGCTCACCGCCTCTGGTTGTGTCAAGTAGCATTGCGCTCGTAGCCAAATGTAGCGCTTATACGGGCGGCGCGTGACAAGTGAGCCAAAGTGAGCTgcggctcatttgcatatgggAACCGTCTTATTTGGAGACTGCTTTGCATTCAACGCTGGCTTCCAGGAGTgagttcctcctcctcttctt encodes:
- the LOC125992211 gene encoding NACHT, LRR and PYD domains-containing protein 3 isoform X2, translating into MALDDKIKELLSERLEDLGEEDFKKFKLYTRLAKSKRENADRIYIAEELVNRHGKNAVAETIEILEKMNNYELAQKLRSDMLQIKDVTCAPSDSTYLPVQIGKFKRELQENLRAMYCKAPEGNTEPSRQEALDSVYTKLQISRGVTGLPDKQHEVLQMETCGGEDEEEESIEPCDIFKSETPLRTMVTVGFAGIGKTFLVRKFVLDWAKGGTNTDVDFIFPFAFRELNLEEEKNFSLAELIQHFICDSKAAVEMLKDILARLQDLGKRTYQSSSVKILFVLDGLDECRLKLDLSDERKERLDVTRAYPVEVLLAHLIKGNLLPCARLWITTRPQAARDIPPRLVDGRTEVKGFSRSQRLDYFRKRFSKKNVIKHIQKSRSIFIMCHMPIFCWLTATILGDYRKRGKKLPETLTEMYTEFLLYHLDKSEERGSQKSTEYVKALAELAFRHLMKKQQIFYERDLRESGLDDLQVAKHSGVFTEVFEEVPPLKKYQRGKMFQFIHLSIQEYLAALYVMMRLFQDNKNVLGELPVHCEQKSLIRVHEAAIRKASESDGNLDLFLRFLVGLSLQCNQELMGELLKAPKNFSHSNAETVRLIKQQIDKNSPEENINLFYCLKELKDESLLDQIKNYIGKLRFYDDNIPPAMWSALVFFLRASDEAMSCFELRRYAPSDEGLLMLLPVVKASRKAVLENCNLSEKSGEALASVLSSSRTLRELDLSHNDLGDDGLEALAAGLAKPQCTLQVLKLNTCKLSEKSGEALGSVLSSSRTLRELDLSLNNLSDDRLEALAAGLAKSQCTLQVLKLMSCDLSKKSCEALASVLSSSRTLRELDLSLNGLGDDGLEALAARLAKSQCTLQVLALLRCDLSKKSCEALASVLSSSRTLRELDLSNNDLGDDGLEALAAGLAKSQCTLQVLKLESCNLSEKSGEALASVLSSSRTLRKLDLSDNYLGDDGLEALAAGLANPQCTLQVLNLMTGDLRKKSCEALASVLSSSRTLRELDLSDNDLGDDGLEALAAGLAKPQCTLQVLKLNSCKLSKKSCEALASVLSSSRTLRELDLSWNDLGDDGLEALAAGLAKPQCTLQVLRLWDCNLSEKSGEALASVLSSSRTLRELDPSRNDLGDDGLEALAAGLAKPQCTLQVLRLDECKLSKKSCDALASVLSSSCSLRKLDLSNNDLGDDGLEALAAGLAKPQCTLQVLRLNSCNLSEKSCDALASVLSSSCSLRKLDLSWNDLGDDGLEALAAGLAKPQCTFQVLGLNSCKLSKKSCDALASVLSSSCSLRKLDLSWNDLGDDGLEALAAGLAKPQCTLQVLELVGCDLRKKSCEALAKALQDNPSHLQKLDLWRNRIEEEGMWVLAEVQKDPRCSLRIKWPAVMRRKEAPRERLKLFIEEPASKWEEVL
- the LOC125992229 gene encoding diacylglycerol kinase iota isoform X2, which translates into the protein MPLQEGEFRPPFDHRCTHSDEWTLHLQVSKRSRWRCKAAPSALCRQNVLRHHWVHRRRQDGKCKQCGKSFQQKFFHSKEIIAISCSWCKQAFHNKVTCFMLHQIEEPCSLGAHAAVIVPPSWIIRVRKPQSLLKNSARRKKRTSFKRRTSKKGPDESKWRPFMLKPLPSPLMKPILVFVNPKSGGNQGAKLLQMFMWILNPRQVFDLSQGGLREALDMYHKVPNLRILACGGDGTVGWILSTLDELQMNPQPPVI
- the LOC125992211 gene encoding NACHT, LRR and PYD domains-containing protein 3 isoform X3, which produces MALDDKIKELLSERLEDLGEEDFKKFKLYTRLAKSKRENADRIYIAEELVNRHGKNAVAETIEILEKMNNYELAQKLRSDMLQIKDVTCAPSDSTYLPVQIGKFKRELQENLRAMYCKAPEGNTEPSRQEALDSVYTKLQISRGVTGLPDKQHEVLQMETCGGEDEEEESIEPCDIFKSETPLRTMVTVGFAGIGKTFLVRKFVLDWAKGGTNTDVDFIFPFAFRELNLEEEKNFSLAELIQHFICDSKAAVEMLKDILARLQDLGKRTYQSSSVKILFVLDGLDECRLKLDLSDERKERLDVTRAYPVEVLLAHLIKGNLLPCARLWITTRPQAARDIPPRLVDGRTEVKGFSRSQRLDYFRKRFSKKNVIKHIQKSRSIFIMCHMPIFCWLTATILGDYRKRGKKLPETLTEMYTEFLLYHLDKSEERGSQKSTEYVKALAELAFRHLMKKQQIFYERDLRESGLDDLQVAKHSGVFTEVFEEVPPLKKYQRGKMFQFIHLSIQEYLAALYVMMRLFQDNKNVLGELPVHCEQKSLIRVHEAAIRKASESDGNLDLFLRFLVGLSLQCNQELMGELLKAPKNFSHSNAETVRLIKQQIDKNSPEENINLFYCLKELKDESLLDQIKNYIGKLRFYDDNIPPAMWSALVFFLRASDEAMSCFELRRYAPSDEGLLMLLPVVKASRKAVLENCNLSEKSGEALASVLSSSRTLRELDLSHNDLGDDGLEALAAGLAKPQCTLQVLKLMSCDLSKKSCEALASVLSSSRTLRELDLSLNGLGDDGLEALAARLAKSQCTLQVLALLRCDLSKKSCEALASVLSSSRTLRELDLSNNDLGDDGLEALAAGLAKSQCTLQVLKLESCNLSEKSGEALASVLSSSRTLRKLDLSDNYLGDDGLEALAAGLANPQCTLQVLNLMTGDLRKKSCEALASVLSSSRTLRELDLSDNDLGDDGLEALAAGLAKPQCTLQVLKLNSCKLSKKSCEALASVLSSSRTLRELDLSWNDLGDDGLEALAAGLAKPQCTLQVLRLWDCNLSEKSGEALASVLSSSRTLRELDPSRNDLGDDGLEALAAGLAKPQCTLQVLRLDECKLSKKSCDALASVLSSSCSLRKLDLSNNDLGDDGLEALAAGLAKPQCTLQVLRLNSCNLSEKSCDALASVLSSSCSLRKLDLSWNDLGDDGLEALAAGLAKPQCTFQVLGLNSCKLSKKSCDALASVLSSSCSLRKLDLSWNDLGDDGLEALAAGLAKPQCTLQVLELVGCDLRKKSCEALAKALQDNPSHLQKLDLWRNRIEEEGMWVLAEVQKDPRCSLRIKWPAVMRRKEAPRERLKLFIEEPASKWEEVL
- the LOC125992229 gene encoding diacylglycerol kinase iota isoform X1 — its product is MPLQEGEFRPPFDHRCTHSDEWTLHLQVSKRSRWRCKAAPSALCRQNVLRHHWVHRRRQDGKCKQCGKSFQQKFFHSKEIIAISCSWCKQAFHNKVTCFMLHQIEEPCSLGAHAAVIVPPSWIIRVRKPQSLLKNSARRKKRTSFKRRTSKKGPDESKWRPFMLKPLPSPLMKPILVFVNPKSGGNQGAKLLQMFMWILNPRQVFDLSQGGLREALDMYHKVPNLRILACGGDGTVNFASTSFRNDPAPTWPRPAPFATRERNPFPACLGGVDPVHAGRATDEPAASRNLTF